A region from the Drosophila ananassae strain 14024-0371.13 chromosome 2L, ASM1763931v2, whole genome shotgun sequence genome encodes:
- the LOC6500475 gene encoding maternal effect protein oskar, whose product MAAVTSELPREPTTTTNTKSDRLRAVKKRVTTCLQQWCQKLQQPASFRKSSSSRFYRLFVKADYTAFGDKFKSVRQFHRIFKAGRKGKEPAESVDERQQLQFVARLFSSTLISTEEIYGNSSRKSQSFNSNSMTIIESNYIAVREENPDIDAEVRAILLSHAQNGITISSIKSEYRKQTGNTFPLHDNVTDFLLTIPYVTAECSETGKRIFNMKPNKDNRHLYDMVLNQKQRNDFSSGPPSTVDYNSKPVGQRGPPRHWRYQYKRRAQSPLENLNQMKHLNTERQVQDKAINANSATLQKLAKAAGESNWCYQDNWNHLNNFYQQSNVNGHQNQVPPNIYVDTPDRQTQVTDPEQHCQNPHPSQNQNSQQDIYNNQNRELFEFKRPRDLTPTPTMTSATHNDSMRTISSDFDAFLLDFPLMGDDFFLYLARMELNCRFKRYERVLQSGLCVSGQTIIGARNRFRKVYLPEGTQIIVNIGSVDIMRGKPLVQIEHDFRLLIKEIHSRRCIPILTNLAPLANYCHDKVLCDKITKFNRFVRNEARSHLKFIDINSCLINEKKNVLFDCFQSAPRTVTGSKEPYLFWNKIGRQRVLQTIESCLEY is encoded by the exons ATGGCCGCAGTCACAAGTGAATTACCCAGAGAGCCGACCACTACCACCAACACCAAGAGCGATCGCCTGAGGGCAGTGAAAAAACGTGTGACCACGTGTTTGCAGCAGTGGTGCCAGAAGCTCCAGCAGCCCGCCTCCTTTCGCAAGAGTTCCTCCAGCCGCTTCTACAGGCTCTTCGTGAAGGCCGACTATACGGCATTTGGCGATAAATTCAAATCCGTTCGCCAATTTCACCGGATCTTCAAGGCGGGAAGGAAAGGCAAAGAACCGGCGGAGTCGGTCGATGAGCGCCAGCAGTTGCAATTTGTGGCGAGACTTTTCTCCTCCACCTTGATATCCACGGAGGAGATATACGGAAACAGCAGCCGGAAAAGTCAGAGtttcaacagcaacagcatgACCATTATCGAGAGCAACTATATAGCCGTAAGGGAGGAGAATCCCGATATAGACGCAGAGGTCCGCGCCATTTTGCTATCCCACGCCCAGAATGGAATTACGATATCGAGTATCAAGA GTGAATATCGGAAACAAACGGGCAACACCTTCCCGCTGCACGACAATGTCACCGACTTCCTGCTCACCATTCCATATGTCACCGCCGAATGCAGCGAGACCGGCAAGAGGATCTTCAATATGAAGCCCAACAAGGACAATCGTCATCTGTACGACATGGTCCTGAATCAAAAGCAGCGCAACGACTTCAGCAGCGGTCCGCCCTCCACCGTCGACTACAATAGCAAGCCGGTGGGGCAGCGTGGACCGCCCCGCCACTGGCGGTATCAGTACAAGCGCAGGGCCCAATCCCCGCTGGAAAATCTAAATCAGATGAAACACCTGAACACCGAAAGGCAAGTCCAGGACAAGGCGATTAACGCCAATTCGGCTACCCTGCAGAAACTGGCCAAGGCTGCAGGGGAGTCGAATTGGTGCTACCAGGATAATTGGAATCATCT CAACAACTTCTACCAACAAAGCAACGTCAATGGACACCAAAATCAAGTGCCACCCAACATTTACGTCGATACTCCGGATCGGCAGACCCAGGTTACAGATCCAGAGCAACATTGCCAGAACCCACACCCCAGCCAGAACCAAAACTCTCAACAGGATATATACAATAACCAGAACAGAGAACTGTTCGAATTTAAGAGACCTCGTGACCTAACACCCACTCCCACCATGACCAGTGCCACCCACAACGATTCGATGCGGACGATCAGCTCCGATTTTGACGCCTTTCTGCTTGATTTTCCGCTCATGGGCGATGATTTCTTCCTATATCTGGCCCGCATGGAGCTAAACTGTCGCTTCAAGCGGTACGAGCGGGTCCTGCAGTCAGGACTCTGTGTCTCGGGACAAACGATCATTGGGGCCAGGAACAGGTTCCGGAAAGTCTATTTGCCGGAGGGTACACAGATCATAGTCAACATCGGATCGGTGGACATAATGCGGGGCAAGCCGCTGGTCCAAATCGAACACGATTTTCGACTCCTGATCAAGGAGATCCACAGCCGGAGGTGCATCCCGATCTTAACAAATCTGGCACCTCTGGCTAACTACTGTCACGACAAGGTCCTGTGCGATAAGATCACAAAGTTCAATAGGTTTGTTCGCAACGAGGCAAGGAGTCATCTGAAGTTCATCGACATTAATTCTTGTCTCATCAACGAGAAGAAAAATGTCCTATTTGATTGTTTTCAAAG TGCACCGCGTACCGTCACGGGTTCCAAGGAACCGTATCTGTTTTGGAACAAGATCGGACGGCAAAGAGTCCTTCAAACAATCGAATCCTGCCTGGAGTACTAA